CTGGTCGCAAAGTATTTAATCAAATGCTTGAGGCTTTGAAGGCTGGTGAAGCAGATGGAATTATTGCTTGGAACCCAGATCGTTTAGCAAGAAACTCCAAAGATGGCGGTGAGATTATTTACCAGATAGACAAAGGAGCCATCAAAGATTTGAAATTTCCTACCTATCTCTATGACAATAGTCCTCATGGTAAATTCAATCTCTCACTTGCATTTGGATTCAGTAAACTATTTATCGACAACCTAGTTCAAAATGTCAAACGAGGTATTAGAGAAAAGGTCAAAAGAGGTGAGTATCCAGGCTTGCCGCCAAGAGGATACATCAATAATCCTAAAACACGTGGCATTGATATTGATTCCAGTTGTTTTGATACGATCAAATCACTTCTAGAAAGATATTCAATTGGAGCTAGTTCCATACCAGAGATTAGAGATGAATTATTTGAGCAAAGTGTTAAATCTAAAAGCGGTAAGCCATTAAGCTATAACACGCTTGGCAGTATGCTTCGCAATAGTTTTTATTATGGAGTGTTTAAGCTCAAAGGCGAGCTTCATCAAGGCTCACATCATGCAATGATCAGCAAAGACTGTTTTGATCGTATACAAAGTCGCCTCTCAAACAATGGGCGAATAGTTGATTGGAGCAAAACAACTAGAAACAAAAAGAACTTCTTGTTTAGCGAGCTTGGCAAATGCGGAGAGTGTGGCTTTACCATAATCCGCGAATATCATAAAAAGAAAACTGGAAGTGAGTTTAGATACTATCGTTGCTCAAAGAAGTCTAGAACTTGCAACTGTAAACAAAAAGCCATTAATGAGAAAGATCTAGCTCCTCAAATTGAAGAATCACTCTCTAGAGTAGCTATCAATGATGATTGGTATCAGTGGAGTATGGATGTCATCAATTGCTGGAAGAATGAAGAGCAAGGTGATCTTCATCAGCAAATCCAAAAACATGATCTATTGCTGAAAGAGAACGAGATTAAACTTGAAAGACTACTAGATCTCTATATAGAAGCTGGTCTGACTAATGAAGAATATAAATCCAAAAGAACAAAATAATCAATCAAAATATCGAAATCGACAACAAAATCACTCAAATTAGAGCCAAGTCTAGCGTATGGTTTGAACCGCTAGCTAGCGCTCTTAAAACCAGTAATCAAGCGCATCACAGTATTTCTCAGAAGAATTATACTCAAATGCTTGAAATTTTGAAAACTACAGGTTTGAACCGTAAATTACTTAACCAGAAGCTTAGTATCCAACTGATTAGACCCTTCTGTTTTTTTGACGAAGTTGTTCCGAGGCTTGCAAAGCACAACAGCCCAGAGACGATCTTCCATTACCAAAATATAGAAAGCAATGCTTGGTCTGGGGTTAAGGGAAACGGCACGGTTTGCGGCGAAGCCGCAGACCGTGCTGGTTCCCGGGCGCAAACGCTTACCCTTAGCTCTGCGCACACTGGGAGCCAGCCGAGACAGAGCCACTGCTCTGACGAGGCGGTGTGGACAGCTACTAGGGATTCGGAGCAGACCCTTGACCAGGTAGCGGAGGGCGAAGTCCGAGTTGCCGGTAGCTGCTCAGTGAGTGGGTTATGTGAGGTGGCTGTAGAATGGTACCCCCAAGGGAATTCGAATCCCTGTTGCACGGATGAAAACCGTGTGTCCTAGGCCACTAGACGATGGGGGCACAACAAGGACGATTGACATTATATAACAGCATCTGTCTTCAATGGGGAGAATTCGAGGAAAATCAAGTAATATTTTAGGATCTAGCTCTTCATAGGCTTAAAAAACTAGCCAGTTATCCAGATAGGACATAGAATGATAACTAAGCCATCTTTGTATGGCTTTGTTTTGATGCGTATAAATAACAGAAAAACAAGCAAAAAAAACGATAAGGGATTCACCTTGGTATTTGCTTTGATACTCTGTATTATTTTTTCAACCTTGTTATATAGTAGTTACTATTTGTTGGGAATCAATACCAAGTTTGCTGCTAGGGATATTTTCAAAGCCCAATCTATTTATTTAGCAGAATCTGGCAACAATCGAGCACTTGCAAGCCTCAATGTCAAAACCCTACCCGATATTGACGAAGAGGAAGATGATGATGAAAACGATGATGATGATTTTGATGAATTCGATGATCAGCTTGATGCTCTACTAGGCGCTGATGGAGACGATGACTTCTTTGATGACGAAGAGTTGGATAATTTCTTTGATGATGAAGAATTGGATGACTTAGATTTCGATGAAGGAGATGAGGAGTACGAATTTCTTACCAAAATACCGAGGTATACCAATTTCTACCTTAAAGAACCATTTTACGTCAACATTGATTCAGGCGCCAAAGTGACTGAAGCAACCTACTATTCACTCATTGCTGAACAAAACATTAGACTACAAGCACAAAGAGCACAAAACCCAGAGATCACCGATAGAACTGAGATTCCAATCCAAGAGATTTATTTCCCGCTACCTGAAGTAAACGTACAAAAGATAGGAATAATCAATATAGCAAAAGGGCAACACCTCAAACCTGGATTCAGAGTAGTTTTGGCAGAAAGATCAACGATCAACCTCAAACAAAAAGATATAGTTGATGAATATCTCAACTATGTGCCGCCATTTAATGAGCTCAAGCTACGTCCTGTAGTTAGAGGCATTAGTCCAAATTATGCATATGCTGATGAATTTCTGGATATCTATATTGATGGTGATAATTTACAAAATATATTTCCCGAGATTTCTAGTTCAGACATTAGCTTAATGGAATACAGTGATGGATTGATTTCCGTAGACATAAATCCAAAAGCAAAGCCAGGCAGATATATAATTAAAATTGGACCAAGTAAATCAGAATTCTATATAGTACCAACCAACTCAGAAGGTAGATCTCCTCAAATCGGAGATATCAGACTAAAAGAAGAAAGAGATGGCAATCAACAATTTGTAAAAATGTTTAGCCAAGACACTCTTGACATAACTATTACAGGGGAAGATCTTAGTGATGGCAAAACTCCACCAATCATAGTCCCTGACACAAGTGGTATTACTGTAGATATTCTTAGTTATACCAGAAATAAAATCGAAGCCAAGGTTACAACAACAAAAGCAATCGCTGGTTCTCACTTCCTCACTATTCATACCACTGGTGGTGCTAGTGGTAGCTGGATTTTCAATATTGAAAAAACAATATCCGAATTAGCGATAGATCCTTTTACCGGAAGCTACAGTACGGTACTAACTTTACTAGAAGTCAATTCTCTTTCTAATCTAACACTCAAATCTGATGTCGCGTCTAACCCAAGTGGAAGACCTCAAGCCAATGGAGGCGCTTCAAGACCAAGTAGCGGCGGAGGTTCGGGTCGACCGGGTGGACAAACAACGACTTCCTTAAAGAACAAAAAATTTGATTTGTTGAGATCTGATCTTGAAACTGTTTGGAAAGCAGAAACTATTGCTACCGTAAACAAAATCAATTACAACGAAACCAAAATATTGAGACGCTCAGCACCAAGAGCTAACGCAGCTCTTGTAACTAATACAGAAATCAGTTTTAGCCAAAGTAGTTTGATTATCGAAGGATTATTACAAGCAAGTACATTCTTAGAAGAATCCTCAACATCCGAAGACACTGTGATTCAAGTAGAAGGTGAAGATCCAAATGATGTAAATATTTTTGATAGTAGATCAGAGCTGAATCAAACTCCATTAGTGCCCACCGGAAAAGCAGTTATTGAAAATCTTGGATTAGGAAAGAAACTTAATAATCCTGAAGGTAAAGGTTTCTCTTCAGGAGGAATAATTGCTATTAATTCTTCAAAAACAGGAAGCAATTTTAGTGATTATGCAATTGTCAAAAGTTCTGGTAGCAACACTATCGAGGTTACAGAACCTGGATTCAAGAATGGACATTTCACTGGCGATGAAGTGGTGCAATTTATTCCAGCACTTATTAGCCCAGAAGAGCTCAATGATAGAGAAGCAGCAAGAAGCCTGAATCCACCTGGTGCATTTGTCAATATTACTGGACAAACTAACTTTGAATATGTTTTCAGAACTAGATTGGAGCGTATTGAAGAGTGGTCGGACGCAAAAACAAAAAATACCCAAGTGCCAGAGGATTTTGATTTGGATACCGAGGGTTACTTTGGTCTCAATATTATTGATGGTACTCCAGATTATACTGGTTCAAATGCACTTTATGGACAAGGTGCTTTAATTATCGATACCACTGAAGGTGGTTTCAACCCAAGTGGTGGCACTGTACAAATTGGTGGTAGCTCCAAACTGCCGAGTATTTTTGATGGCGTAATTTATATAATAGGTAAATTACAAATCACTGGACCAACTGAAATCACTGGTGCCATCATTGTTAACTCACCAACCGATGGTGGGACAACCAGAATCGGCGGCACTGGTAATATTAGCTTCAATCAGAACTCAATCAACAAAGCCATACTGGGATTACCTTTTACGGCAGAACCAAGGTCGAGGCGACTTAGCAAAAGTGGCGGACAGGATGAAATCCTCAAAAGAGATAAACAATGAAAAGAAATTCATACGGAGTCACATTAACAGAATTATTAATCAGCTTGGTTGTCATAACTATCAGTCTAATTCCAGTAATTAATTATTTTAATGCTACTCTTCGTCAAAACAACGAAGCTAGAGAGATGACCAAAATTAGATTTCTCGTTGAAGAAGAAATGGAAAAAATAATCTCGCTCAATTACAGGCACCCAAGTCTTGAAGCTCTTGGCAATAACCAAGGTATTTCTCGTTTCGATGAGCGTGATATATATCTAATAAAAACAACTGTCTTGTTTTTGGATCCAGAAACTGGATTAGTACCTGAGGATTACCCGCTACGAATCAAAGACGATACTAACTTGAAGCAGATTACTATTAGTGCTGCAAGGAAGGATAAATTGGGCGGGCAGGTTAATATGGTGTATATAAAGAGCCCATAGGTTATGGCTCGCATACGCTCACTGTGTGAGCTGCATATGGTCGCTCTGCTCTTTTATATCTGTATTGTAGCTACCGACTGGGCATCAACAGTACTTGGCACTTCACTATATGACAGCACAGCAAATTGTGTTAAAGTTCTTTCGATGATCTTGCGTAAGGGCAATCTCACTTTGGCATTGCAAAGAATTACTGGTGGTAAGCCTTGTTCAGTGACGCCTTGATAAGCTTCTTTTAAATTTTCGATGATCGCTTTTGTTTTCATTGGATCTAAGGCCAGCCTGCCCATGTGTACAGAGTTGATCATTTCTTCTTCTACACTTGGATGAAAAGTCACCGCGTTTAATTTACCCTCTGATAAAAACTCGGAGCAGATTTGTCTACCAAGCCCTTCTCTAACTCTTTCAGCAAGATATTCTGGATCTTTGTTTACTTTAGCGTAGCTGATTAAA
This region of Cyanobacteriota bacterium genomic DNA includes:
- a CDS encoding prepilin-type N-terminal cleavage/methylation domain-containing protein — protein: MKRNSYGVTLTELLISLVVITISLIPVINYFNATLRQNNEAREMTKIRFLVEEEMEKIISLNYRHPSLEALGNNQGISRFDERDIYLIKTTVLFLDPETGLVPEDYPLRIKDDTNLKQITISAARKDKLGGQVNMVYIKSP
- a CDS encoding recombinase zinc beta ribbon domain-containing protein, whose translation is GRKVFNQMLEALKAGEADGIIAWNPDRLARNSKDGGEIIYQIDKGAIKDLKFPTYLYDNSPHGKFNLSLAFGFSKLFIDNLVQNVKRGIREKVKRGEYPGLPPRGYINNPKTRGIDIDSSCFDTIKSLLERYSIGASSIPEIRDELFEQSVKSKSGKPLSYNTLGSMLRNSFYYGVFKLKGELHQGSHHAMISKDCFDRIQSRLSNNGRIVDWSKTTRNKKNFLFSELGKCGECGFTIIREYHKKKTGSEFRYYRCSKKSRTCNCKQKAINEKDLAPQIEESLSRVAINDDWYQWSMDVINCWKNEEQGDLHQQIQKHDLLLKENEIKLERLLDLYIEAGLTNEEYKSKRTK